DNA sequence from the Fibrobacter succinogenes genome:
TCAACGACACCATCAGCGGTGCACGTATCTTCATCTCCACCAAGGGTAAGAGCGCTCAGGAAATCAGCGATGCCAAGGACATGTTGAAGGGTCTTGCTGCTCAGGTTCGCTCTAAGAAGGCAACTTTTGCTCAGCTCGCTGCTATCTATAGCGACGACAAGGAAGCAAAGAAGACTGGCGGCATCATGAATAAGTTTGTCGCTAAGTCCAAGAGTGCTGCTTTTGCTAAGGCTGTTGGCAAAATCAAGGTTGGTGAAATCTCTGAAGTCATCACCGAAAATGATGGCGTTTCTATCTTCATGCTTACCGAAAAGAATGACGGCAAGTTTGAAAGCTACAGACACCAGATCGATTACATTTTGCGCGTGCAGCGTGAACAGGAACGCCAGGCTAAGCTCAAGGCTTACCTCGACGAACTTGGCAAGACCTACAAGGTGCAGTACCTCGACAAGAAGTACGAACCGCCTCAGGCCATCGGCGCTGCTAAGTAATTTAGAGCTATGAGGGCGGTCGCCTACGGCAACCTTTGAGGTATGAGCTCGGCACGAAGTGCCTTTGGGGTTTAACCCTCAAAGCGAAACGACCTCAAAGCACCAACGGTGCGACCCCATTACCCAAAGGATGCTGAACGGCATCCTCTTTTGTTCTGGAAGATGAAAAAAATTTGAAAAATGGAGATGTAAATGGCATTCAATACAACTCATACCGGGCTTATCGAATTGCGCAGTCGCATAGATAAACTCTGGGGGTATCTTTGACTTAGAAGCAAAGACCGAAGAACTCTACGTCCTTGAAAAAGATTCCGGCGACCCGAACCTGTGGAATGATCAGGAGAAGGCGCAGGCAATGATGAAGAAGATTGGGAACCTCAAGGGGCTCCTTGATTCCTGGAAAGAAGTTTCCCAAACGTGCGATGACCTTGCTGAACTTTATGAAATGAGCAAGGATGAGGAATCGGCGGACCTTACCGCAACGCTCGAATCCGATATCGCGGAACTCAGGGCGCGTGTGGAGAAGATGGAGTTCAAGAAAATGCTGAACGGGCCGGATGACGCCTGTGCATGCCTCATGTCTATCCATCCGGGTGCAGGCGGCACAGAATCCCAGGACTGGGCGCTCATGCTTTTCCGCATGTACACACATTTCTTTGAACGCGAAAACATGGACTTCAAGGTGGTGGATTTTCAGGAAGCAGAAGATGCAGGCCTCAAGAGTGCAACGATCGAAGTCACTTGCGAAAACGCATACGGATTGCTGCGTTCGGAAATTGGCGTTCACCGCTTGGTGCGTATCAGCCCGTTTGATGCCAACGCTCGCCGCCATACGAGCTTTACTGCTGTTTATTTGTACCCGGAACATGAAGATATCGAATTTGATTTGGACATGTCCGAAGTGCGCGTCGATACATACCGCAGTAGCGGTGCAGGTGGTCAGTACATCAACAAGACCGATTCCGCAGTGCGTATGACCCACTTGCCGACAGGCATCATGGCGAGCTGCCAGACGGAACGTTCGCAGATCCAGAACCGCGAAACCTGCTATAAAATGCTCAAGACCATGGTCGCTGAACACTACCGCTTGGAAGAAGAAGCGAAGCGCGATGCTCGCATGGCCGAGAAGAAAAAGGTCGAATGGGGTAGCCAAATCCGCAGCTACGTGTTGCAGCCATACCAGATGGTCAAGGACTTGCGCACTGGCGTGGAAACCTCGGATACCGCAGGCGTGCTCGACGGAAAAATCCGCCCGTTCATCGACGCTTATCTGCTGAGCACTAGCGAAGGGAATAAGGGGTAGGAAGTTAGAAGTAGGAAGTAGACGGTAGACAAATGCGTAGGGCGAGTGAAGCAGGATTGCTTGCAAGCCTATTTCCGAGCCTAGCATTTGGTGCTTGAGCAAAGCGAAAGCACAAAGTAGACAGTAGGAAGTGGCGGGTTTTGCCCGCCATTTTTCTTTTACTTTAAGTTGTACTTTTCCTTGATAGCGATGCGTTCTTCTTCTGAAAGGTTCTTGAGATAGTTCTTCCAGCCAGGGCAAAAGTTTATATGGAATCGCCAAATGCGTCCAATCAGCGACTTGGGGCTTTTGTCGTATTGTGCGCGGATTTTGCAATTTGCACAAGCCATTTTTTGACACCTTTTGTTGATTGTGATTCTTCTTAATATACAATAAAAATACTCCCAGCGAAAGCCAGGAGTATTTTATTTTTTGAAAGCGTTTTGAAGTAAAAATTACTTCATAGCACCGCGTTCGAGCTTGATCGTGAAGTTCGTGATATCGCAAACTTCGCTCGGACCCCAGTACTGGATCGGACCCGGGTAGGTGTAGGATTCAGTCTTAGCCCATTCGTCGCGGCGAGCGGCGAAGTACTTGAACGGAGCGCTCATCGGGCCATCGAGTTCAACGAGAGCCTTGCGGATAACCGGCTTGTCTGCACCGTGACGGCGTTCGATGTTCATCATCATGGTAATCGGAAGGCCGCCAGCGACCCAGTTTTCGATACCCTTGGTGACGTTGCGAACAGAGCTCATGTAGCCGTTCATGTTATTGAGGGCGAGAACGGATGCTGCAAAGCCGAGGCTGTAGCAGTAGTCAGCGTCGAAGTTGGACGGAGCTGCGCAACGGCCTTCGTAACCGAAGAAGTGGTTGAGAGCAGAGAACTTGCCCTTGAAGTCACCACGGTTCTTGAGTTCCTTCTTGACCATTTCGATGATGAGCTTTTCAGTTTCGATGAGGGAAACCTGAACGTTGCCATGACTGTCGCGTTCGAGCATGAGCTGGGCCTGGATGCCAGCCGGGAGGCTCTTGAGGACTTCAGCGGATTCAGCGCTGACCCATGCGCAGAGCTTTTCGACCTTAGCAGCCGTGTCGAGACCTTCGACTTCGGCTTCGTGGTGGGCGAGGGCTTCAGAAAGTTCAGAGATAAGGACACCAACGTCCGGGATGAATTCGAGGAGGCCTTCCGGAATGAGGGCGACACCGAAGTTCTTGCCCTGAGCTGCACGAGCGTAAACAACGTCAGCAACCTGGTTGATCACGTCCTTGAGCTTCATCTGCTTTGCCTTGACTTCTTCAGAGATAAGGCAGATGTTCGGGTGGGTCTGGAGAGCGGCTTCGAGAGCGATATGGGAAGCAGAGCGGCCCATGAGCTTGATGAAGTGCCAGTACTTCTGAGCGGAGTTAGCATCGCGCATGATGTTGCCGATGAGTTCAGAGTAGGTCTTCACAGCGGTGTCGAAACCGAAAGAGGTTTCGATGAATTCGTTCTTCAAGTCACCGTCGATGGTCTTCGGGCAACCGCAAACGCAGGTCTTGACGCCCTTGGACTGGAAGTATTCACCGAGAACAGCAGCGTTCGTGTTGGAGTCGTCACCACCGATGATAACGATAGCGTCGAGGTCGAGCTTGTTGGCAACAGCGATGCACTTGTTGAACTGTTCTTCAGTTTCGAGCTTGGTACGGCCAGACTGGATCATGTCGAAGCCACCGGCGTTGCGGTAGGCGTCCATCTTGGCGTCGTCAATTTCAATGTACTTGCCGTTTTCGAGGCCGCTCGGACCGCCGAGGAAACCGAAAAGGACGGAATCCTTGGAAACGGACTTGATGCCGTCGTAGATACCGGCGATAACGTTATGTCCACCCGGAGCCTGGCCACCAGAGAGAACCACGCCCATGCGGAGAGCCTTGCCAGCCTTGGCTTCGGCTGCTTCGAACTGAACAACCGGAAGACCGTAAGTGTTCGGGAAGAGTTCCTTGATCTTGGCCTGGTCGCTAACGGATTCCGTAGCAGCACCCTTGTTAATCTTCACGCTGAGGGCGCCATTCTTGAGGGACACCGGGAGCTTCGGCTGATAGGCCTGACGGGCCTTGGTCAGTACAGAGAGATTTTCGGACATTGTTTATTCCTTTTGTTAATCCCGCAAAAAAGCGGGTTTTGGTTAAAATCCGCGCGTAAATATAGTAATTATTCTTTTCAAGAATCAAAAAGTACGTTATGCGGGCGGGGCCCCAGCTCGGAGATGACGCCTCCGGCGTCAGCGGCTTCACTCGGTTATGCCGGTCTGCAAGCAGCTCGTCGCAACACTCGTTTTGCACGCTACTGCGAAGAAAATACCCTGGCCGACGCTTTTACTTTCTCTACGATATGCTTTTTATACATTTGTATATCAAATCACGCTGGATAAGAGTAATTTCAGAGATTTTTTTTACGAAATGTGATATTTGTCAAATTTTTGTACAAATTTTTTAGACAATTTCCCCAAATGAATGTAAATTTTTACTATATATTTCAAGCGTAATAAAAATGTAATATTCTGTATGGCGTTTCTTATTACGAAATACAATTAAGAAGGTGAGTGTATGAATGTTTTGATATGGGGATCAGATACAATTTTAGGGCATGGATTGTTGTCCATGCTTAAAGAAATGAAAGATGGTGTGGTCAATGCCATCGGAAATATTGAAATCGGGGAAATATTTGCCTGCGATTCAAATTCCGAATTATCCGATATTGATGAAGCCTGTGCTAACGCCGATTTCGTGTTCAATATGTCTTATGGTTTCAAGTCGGACAAGCTTATTGAAGGTTTGAACGTTCATAATAATACTTGTCCAGTCCTTTTAAGCAATTCTGTGGGCGATATAAGACTATTCCGTGAATACGCTCAGAGCAACAATGTGCCGATCCTCGAATGGGCTCCTAATTACGATATGGAGCTTTTGAGCATCGAAGCACAAGTCTATGACATTATCGGCGCGCTCCAATGCGCATAGTTTAGACGAAAGAATGGACTGAGATTCTACGGACGAAAGATATCAGGCGGCCTTTGAGCCGCCTGTTTTGTTATTTTCCTCGAATCTGTTCTTCTGAGAGATTGAATCTTTTGATAAGAATTTCTATGGGGACGCCGTCTTCGTAAAGCCCTTGCGCTGTACGGAGCTTTTCTTCTGCTATTTGTGGGCGGAAATAGTCTCCAATACTAACGAAACCGTATTTTTGTCCGATGTTTACGAACGCCATGTTCAGCTCCTTTAGGAAATCTTTGCCAAATATATACTTGTTTTTTCAAGCAGACAAGACGCCTCGTTTCGCGGCATTTTTTAATAAACTCTTTTCGGGAAAACAAGAGATATTATGTGTCGGATTTATTTATCAGTGGTTTTTATAAAATAGTTTGACGTACTTTTTGCGTTTAAAAGGTGCTTTATCCAGTAAATTTTTTTATTCCAGTATTAATTCATTCGGTAAGGCTCCCTCCATGCAGAGGAGCCTTCTTTTTATGCCGACTCCAAGCGCGTAACCGCTCAAGTGCCCACGGCTGTCGATAACGCGGTGGCAAGGAATTACCACCTGTAGTGGATTGTTGTGCAATACATTCCCGACCGCGCGAACCGCCTGTGGATGACCAACCTCGATTGCGACTTGCTTGTAAGTCCTGGTTTTCCCGTAAGGAATGTGCCGCGTGACTTCGAGAACTTTTTTCTGAAACTCGGTGCCGTAGATTTTTATGGAAATAGAAAACTCGCAGAGCTTGCCTGCGAGGTACAAATTAAGTTCATTCACAGCCTTACGGTAGGCGTTGCGAACGCGGTTGTTTATTTGCAATTCCGAGTCTGGGCTTGCATAAGCGCATGCTTGAACATTGCTCGGAGTTGCTTTTACTTCGTCTGTATTTTCCTGAAATTTTAGACCACAAAGTTTAGATCCTTCGAAGATAAAGGTCCATTCGCCCCAGACATTCCGGTGGCTTATCTTTGTGAATTTCGGGTCATCAAACTTCATACCATGCGGCATATCTCCTAGCGCAAGGGGTATTCCTTGTATTCCTGTACGCCGAATTCTTCCTTGAGGAAGTCCCAGCGCACAAGGCGGTTTTTCCAGTAATACTTGCGGTACAGGCGGCGTGCCACGCGGCTTGTTAGTTCGTATGGAATCGTGTGGTGTTCGTCGGCAACGCTTTCCATCGAAATGCGGAAGTCGAGTTCGCCGTTTACGACATCAACTGTTTCGCCAACTTGCACATCTGGAATGTGGCTTACATCGACCATTGTCGCATCCATGCACACGCGTCCGAGAATCGGGCAGAGCTGTCCACGGATAAAAACAAATCCCTTGTTGTATTCGCCGCGGAGGTAACCGTCACCGTAACCGATGGCGATTGTCGCAATGCGCGTGAGCTGTTGGGCTGCCCAGTAACCGCCGTAGCTCACTGTTTCGCCGGGCTTCACGTCGTGCACGTGGCGGATAGTGGACTTGATTTTCATGACGGGCTTGAGCGGCCATGGTGATGGTGCTGCTCCCATGCAGTTGTAACCGTAAAGGGCAAGGCCCGGACGCACCATGTCGAAGTGGCTTTCGGGGTGTGTGAGCGTGCCTGCGGAACTGGAGCAGTGGCAGATTTCCGGGCGCAGTCCTTCGGCTTCGAGAACGTCTACGAGACGGGAGAAACGTTGAATCTGAACTTCTGTTTTTGGATTGCCCGGCATGTCGGCTGTAGCAAGGTGCGTGAACATTCCTTCGAACTTCAAATGCTTGAGGGATAGTGCCGCGCGAATGTTGTTGAAGTCTTCGGCGTCAAAGCCGTAACGGTTCATGCCCGTGTCTATCGCGAGGTGCGCCTTGCAGGTGGTTCCCGTTTCGCCAAGGAATTGGTCGAATGCCATTGCTGTGCGGATGTCGGTAATGGCAGCCGTGAGCTGGAATTCGACAAAGTAGGCGAAGTCTGCGGGCGTGCAAGGACCCAACACTAGAATTGGCAAGTCCATGCCATATTGGCGAAGAATCATGCCTTCGCTAATGTGGGCTACGCCAAGGTAGTCGGCACCACCGAACTTGGCGGCAAAAGAGCAGGCGAGGCTTCCGTGGCCGTAAGAGTCTGCCTTGACGGGGAGTAAAATCTTGGTCGAAGCCGGAATTTGGCTTCTGATAAACTTGATGTTTTCACAAAGGGCGTCTAAATTGAT
Encoded proteins:
- the prfB gene encoding peptide chain release factor 2 (programmed frameshift); this translates as MAFNTTHTGLIELRSRIDKLWGYLDLEAKTEELYVLEKDSGDPNLWNDQEKAQAMMKKIGNLKGLLDSWKEVSQTCDDLAELYEMSKDEESADLTATLESDIAELRARVEKMEFKKMLNGPDDACACLMSIHPGAGGTESQDWALMLFRMYTHFFERENMDFKVVDFQEAEDAGLKSATIEVTCENAYGLLRSEIGVHRLVRISPFDANARRHTSFTAVYLYPEHEDIEFDLDMSEVRVDTYRSSGAGGQYINKTDSAVRMTHLPTGIMASCQTERSQIQNRETCYKMLKTMVAEHYRLEEEAKRDARMAEKKKVEWGSQIRSYVLQPYQMVKDLRTGVETSDTAGVLDGKIRPFIDAYLLSTSEGNKG
- a CDS encoding diphosphate--fructose-6-phosphate 1-phosphotransferase, which gives rise to MSENLSVLTKARQAYQPKLPVSLKNGALSVKINKGAATESVSDQAKIKELFPNTYGLPVVQFEAAEAKAGKALRMGVVLSGGQAPGGHNVIAGIYDGIKSVSKDSVLFGFLGGPSGLENGKYIEIDDAKMDAYRNAGGFDMIQSGRTKLETEEQFNKCIAVANKLDLDAIVIIGGDDSNTNAAVLGEYFQSKGVKTCVCGCPKTIDGDLKNEFIETSFGFDTAVKTYSELIGNIMRDANSAQKYWHFIKLMGRSASHIALEAALQTHPNICLISEEVKAKQMKLKDVINQVADVVYARAAQGKNFGVALIPEGLLEFIPDVGVLISELSEALAHHEAEVEGLDTAAKVEKLCAWVSAESAEVLKSLPAGIQAQLMLERDSHGNVQVSLIETEKLIIEMVKKELKNRGDFKGKFSALNHFFGYEGRCAAPSNFDADYCYSLGFAASVLALNNMNGYMSSVRNVTKGIENWVAGGLPITMMMNIERRHGADKPVIRKALVELDGPMSAPFKYFAARRDEWAKTESYTYPGPIQYWGPSEVCDITNFTIKLERGAMK
- a CDS encoding methylated-DNA--[protein]-cysteine S-methyltransferase translates to MPHGMKFDDPKFTKISHRNVWGEWTFIFEGSKLCGLKFQENTDEVKATPSNVQACAYASPDSELQINNRVRNAYRKAVNELNLYLAGKLCEFSISIKIYGTEFQKKVLEVTRHIPYGKTRTYKQVAIEVGHPQAVRAVGNVLHNNPLQVVIPCHRVIDSRGHLSGYALGVGIKRRLLCMEGALPNELILE
- the alr gene encoding alanine racemase, which produces MKLLSTPPDLNKIARPNWIEINLDALCENIKFIRSQIPASTKILLPVKADSYGHGSLACSFAAKFGGADYLGVAHISEGMILRQYGMDLPILVLGPCTPADFAYFVEFQLTAAITDIRTAMAFDQFLGETGTTCKAHLAIDTGMNRYGFDAEDFNNIRAALSLKHLKFEGMFTHLATADMPGNPKTEVQIQRFSRLVDVLEAEGLRPEICHCSSSAGTLTHPESHFDMVRPGLALYGYNCMGAAPSPWPLKPVMKIKSTIRHVHDVKPGETVSYGGYWAAQQLTRIATIAIGYGDGYLRGEYNKGFVFIRGQLCPILGRVCMDATMVDVSHIPDVQVGETVDVVNGELDFRISMESVADEHHTIPYELTSRVARRLYRKYYWKNRLVRWDFLKEEFGVQEYKEYPLR